From Mytilus galloprovincialis chromosome 9, xbMytGall1.hap1.1, whole genome shotgun sequence, the proteins below share one genomic window:
- the LOC143044631 gene encoding uncharacterized protein LOC143044631: protein MRIGTLLKTLFCVGIATAYPNFKDILPNGNEVPHPCKANYVWHGVGHNNPLGGGSRNQFGLDFKTAGLSWTPELCRKDSDGDGRTNGEELGDPECVWKTGSFPSRLSDITHPGVCTLSDGSICDADKGGVDCQVEDGLKNCDVLKEPETLNTTIRFPETAVPAEETTYSCMIFNLPSDQDYHLMAYEPNIDNEMVMHHIIIYGCDPNEDPVPDEQLNTVTKCGMSAGSNCNQMIGLWGLDVLDIV from the exons GATTGGAACATTACTCAAAACTCTTTTCTGTGTCGGCATTGCAACTGCCTATCCTAACTTCAAAGATATCCTACCGAATGGTAACGAGGTACCACATCCATGTAAAGCAAACTACGTGTGGCATGGTGTAGGCCACAACAATCCACTTGGAGGTGGAAGTAGAAACCAGTTTGGTTTGGATTTTAAAACAGCGGGATTG TCATGGACACCTGAATTATGTAGAAAAGATTCTGATGGAGACGGACGAACAAATGGCGAAGAACTTGGAGATCCGGAATGTGTCTGGAAAACAGGAAGTTTCCCATCACGTTTATCAGATATAACACATCCAG GAGTTTGTACATTATCAGATGGGTCCATCTGCGATGCTGATAAGGGAGGGGTAGATTGTCAAGTGGAAGATGGACTGAAAAACTGCGATGTTTTGAAAGAACCAG AGACATTAAATACAACCATTCGCTTTCCTGAGACAGCAGTGCCAGCTGAAGAAACAACGTATTCCTGTATGATCTTCAATCTTCCTTCTGACCAAGATTATCATCTGATGGCATATGAACCTAACATTGATAATGAGATGGTCATGCATCATATAATAATTTACGGATGTGATCCGAATG AGGACCCAGTGCCAGATGAACAGCTTAACACAGTTACCAAATGTGGCATGAGCGCAGGTAGTAACTGCAATCAAATGATCGGATTATGGGGGTTGGACGTCCTGGATATTGTATAG